A single region of the Nocardioides sp. W7 genome encodes:
- the glgB gene encoding 1,4-alpha-glucan branching protein GlgB, with product MSIPTIQPVAQELLAQIVRGEHGDPHAVLGPHPHDGGVTVRVLKPLASSVTIQHADGETRLEHEYEGVWVGVLPVAEVPDYRVAVAYDGPPTVVDDPYRFLPTLGEMDLHLINEGRHEQLWQVLGARVHRYDGAIGPVTGTSFAVWAPSARAIRIKADFNAWDDRAHPMRQLGTSGVWELFVPGIGTGATYKYAVLGADGVWREKADPMAAWSETPAQTASKVFESTYVWGDQEWMAARPEKQPITSAMSTYEMHLASWRRDKTWEQLAEELPAYLSDLGFTHVELMPVMQHPFGGSWGYHVTSYFATDARFGDPDGFRLLVDRLHQAGIGVILDWVPGHFATDEWALARFDGTPLYEDPNPQRGWHKEWGSHIFNFGRHEVRNFLYANALYWMEEFHADGLRVDGVASMLYLDYSREEGEWTPNKNGGRENLEAVQFLQEMNATVYKRVPGITTIAEESTSWPGVTKPTSEGGLGFGFKWNMGWMHDSLGYVQHQPVHRAYHHGEMTFSLVYAWSENYVLPISHDEVVHGKGSLLRKMPGDRWQQLANLRAYLGFMWAHPGKQLLFMGAEFGQESEWAESRELDWWLTDHPEHRGVQSLVRDLNSAYRSSEAIWGQDHDPEGFAWIDANDAGRNVFSFVRRSPGAPDVACVANFAAVPHFDFRLGLPEAGEWEEILNTDASAYTGSGVGNLGAITGVEGEWSGQPAYADIVVPPLATVWFRKRA from the coding sequence ATGAGCATCCCGACCATCCAGCCCGTCGCCCAGGAGCTGCTCGCCCAGATCGTGCGTGGCGAGCACGGTGACCCACACGCCGTCCTCGGCCCGCACCCCCACGACGGCGGCGTCACCGTGCGGGTCCTCAAGCCCCTGGCCTCCTCGGTGACCATCCAGCACGCCGACGGCGAGACCCGCCTCGAGCACGAGTACGAAGGCGTCTGGGTCGGCGTGCTGCCGGTCGCCGAGGTGCCCGACTACCGCGTCGCCGTGGCGTACGACGGCCCGCCGACGGTCGTCGACGACCCGTACCGCTTCCTGCCCACGCTGGGCGAGATGGACCTGCACCTGATCAACGAGGGCCGCCACGAGCAGCTCTGGCAGGTGCTCGGGGCCCGCGTGCACCGCTACGACGGCGCGATCGGCCCGGTCACCGGCACCTCCTTCGCGGTCTGGGCCCCCTCGGCCCGCGCGATCCGCATCAAGGCCGACTTCAACGCCTGGGACGACCGCGCGCACCCGATGCGCCAGCTCGGCACGTCCGGCGTGTGGGAGCTCTTCGTGCCCGGGATCGGCACCGGAGCGACCTACAAGTACGCCGTCCTCGGGGCCGACGGGGTCTGGCGCGAGAAGGCCGACCCGATGGCGGCCTGGTCTGAGACGCCCGCCCAGACGGCGTCGAAGGTGTTCGAGTCGACCTACGTGTGGGGCGACCAGGAGTGGATGGCGGCGCGGCCGGAGAAGCAGCCGATCACCTCCGCCATGTCGACCTACGAGATGCACCTCGCGTCCTGGCGGCGCGACAAGACCTGGGAGCAGCTCGCCGAGGAGCTGCCGGCGTACCTCTCCGACCTGGGCTTCACCCACGTCGAGCTGATGCCGGTGATGCAGCACCCGTTCGGCGGCTCGTGGGGCTACCACGTGACGTCGTACTTCGCGACGGACGCACGCTTCGGCGACCCCGACGGCTTCCGGCTGCTCGTCGACCGGCTGCATCAGGCTGGGATCGGCGTCATCCTCGACTGGGTGCCCGGCCACTTCGCCACCGACGAGTGGGCGCTGGCGCGCTTCGACGGCACCCCGCTCTACGAGGACCCCAACCCGCAGCGCGGCTGGCACAAGGAGTGGGGCTCGCACATCTTCAACTTCGGCCGCCACGAGGTGCGCAACTTCCTCTACGCCAACGCGCTGTACTGGATGGAGGAGTTCCACGCCGACGGGCTGCGCGTGGACGGCGTCGCGTCGATGCTCTACCTCGACTACTCCCGTGAGGAGGGCGAGTGGACGCCGAACAAGAACGGCGGCCGCGAGAACCTCGAGGCGGTGCAGTTCCTGCAGGAGATGAACGCCACCGTCTACAAGCGGGTCCCCGGCATCACCACGATCGCCGAGGAGTCGACGTCCTGGCCGGGCGTCACCAAGCCGACGTCCGAGGGCGGCCTGGGCTTCGGCTTCAAGTGGAACATGGGCTGGATGCACGACTCGCTCGGCTACGTCCAGCACCAGCCGGTGCACCGCGCCTACCACCACGGCGAGATGACCTTCTCCCTCGTCTACGCGTGGTCGGAGAACTACGTGCTGCCGATCAGCCACGACGAGGTCGTGCACGGCAAGGGCTCGCTGCTGCGTAAGATGCCCGGCGACCGCTGGCAGCAGCTGGCCAACCTGCGCGCCTACCTCGGCTTCATGTGGGCCCACCCCGGCAAGCAGCTGCTGTTCATGGGCGCGGAGTTCGGCCAGGAGTCGGAGTGGGCGGAGTCCCGCGAGCTCGACTGGTGGCTCACCGACCACCCCGAGCACCGCGGCGTGCAGTCCCTGGTGCGCGACCTCAACTCCGCCTACCGCTCCTCGGAGGCGATCTGGGGCCAGGACCACGACCCGGAGGGCTTCGCCTGGATCGACGCCAACGACGCGGGCCGCAACGTCTTCTCGTTCGTACGCCGCTCCCCCGGTGCGCCCGACGTAGCCTGCGTGGCGAACTTCGCCGCCGTCCCGCACTTCGACTTCCGGCTCGGCCTGCCCGAGGCCGGTGAGTGGGAGGAGATCCTCAACACCGACGCGTCGGCGTACACCGGCTCCGGCGTCGGCAACCTGGGCGCCATCACCGGCGTCGAGGGCGAGTGGTCCGGGCAGCCGGCGTACGCCGACATCGTGGTGCCGCCGCTCGCGACGGTGTGGTTCCGCAAGCGGGCCTGA
- a CDS encoding NUDIX hydrolase — MSEQPTTMTTTVTTVAVGVARISWDAGQPVDVVRHEVVAALLDHDRVEALVDPADEAAQRTATWSGMRREGVMRGVPVDGAPADRIVYARLASDLPTHEPEGFRALLNSFLPRKRAISQLLMRDESERVLLCQLTYKQDWDLPGGVVEVGESPQVAVGREVEEELGLVITPGPLVLTDWLPPWSGWDDALCLVFDGGVRPASILEQVVRQEREIRSAEFCTLEQVDERCADFTARRVRSALTNLDGRGSSYTESGR, encoded by the coding sequence GTGAGCGAGCAGCCGACGACGATGACGACGACCGTGACCACGGTGGCCGTCGGCGTCGCCCGGATCTCCTGGGACGCCGGCCAGCCGGTCGACGTGGTCCGCCACGAGGTCGTCGCCGCGCTGCTGGACCACGACCGGGTCGAGGCCCTGGTCGACCCCGCCGACGAGGCGGCGCAGCGGACCGCCACGTGGTCGGGGATGCGGCGCGAGGGCGTGATGCGCGGTGTCCCGGTCGACGGTGCCCCGGCCGACCGGATCGTCTACGCCCGGCTGGCCAGCGACCTCCCGACCCACGAGCCCGAGGGGTTCCGGGCGCTGCTCAACTCGTTCCTCCCCCGCAAGCGCGCGATCTCCCAGTTGCTGATGCGCGACGAGTCCGAGCGGGTGCTGCTGTGCCAGCTGACCTACAAGCAGGACTGGGACCTGCCCGGCGGCGTCGTCGAGGTCGGCGAGTCGCCGCAGGTCGCCGTCGGCCGCGAGGTCGAGGAGGAGCTCGGTCTCGTCATCACTCCCGGCCCGCTCGTGCTCACCGACTGGCTGCCCCCGTGGAGCGGCTGGGACGACGCGCTCTGCCTGGTCTTCGACGGTGGCGTCCGGCCGGCCTCGATCCTGGAGCAGGTCGTGCGTCAGGAGCGCGAGATCCGGTCCGCGGAGTTCTGCACCCTCGAGCAGGTCGACGAGCGGTGCGCCGACTTCACCGCACGGCGGGTGCGGTCGGCGCTGACGAACCTGGACGGCCGCGGCTCGTCGTACACCGAGTCGGGGCGGTAG
- a CDS encoding EamA family transporter, with amino-acid sequence MTRRDCLLAALVAAVWGFNFVVIDWGMDGVPPLLFLALRFVLVVFPAIFLVRRPDVPWRTLAAVGTFMSIGQFGFLYVAMDAGMPPGLAALVLQAQVVFTIVIAAGVLREVPTSAQVAGVLLGVTGLVVVGLGRGGQVPAAALLLCLLGALSWGVGNVVSRAARVPGGLSLTVWSATVVPVPLLMLALVVDGPSAVADGLAAFGWQAALSTLYTAGLSSLVGYGIFNSLLARNPSAAVVPWVLLAPVVAMASAWLLLDQVPNGAEAGGGLLLVGGVLVALRSGRRPGGSGERSTEPRPGTVDGPPLVDTAPRRR; translated from the coding sequence GTGACTCGCCGTGACTGCCTGCTCGCCGCCCTCGTCGCCGCCGTCTGGGGGTTCAACTTCGTCGTCATCGACTGGGGGATGGACGGCGTCCCGCCACTGCTCTTCCTGGCGCTGCGGTTCGTGCTGGTGGTCTTCCCGGCGATCTTCCTGGTCCGGCGCCCGGACGTGCCGTGGCGGACCCTGGCGGCGGTGGGCACCTTCATGTCGATCGGCCAGTTCGGCTTCCTCTACGTCGCGATGGACGCCGGGATGCCGCCGGGTCTGGCCGCCCTGGTGCTGCAGGCGCAGGTCGTGTTCACGATCGTGATCGCCGCCGGGGTGCTGCGCGAGGTGCCAACCTCCGCCCAGGTGGCGGGCGTGCTGCTCGGGGTCACCGGCCTCGTCGTGGTCGGGCTGGGCCGCGGCGGGCAGGTCCCCGCGGCGGCGCTGCTGCTCTGCCTGCTCGGTGCGCTCTCGTGGGGAGTCGGCAACGTCGTCTCGCGGGCGGCGCGGGTGCCGGGTGGGCTGTCGCTCACGGTCTGGTCCGCGACCGTCGTACCCGTGCCGCTGCTGATGCTCGCTCTGGTCGTCGACGGCCCGAGCGCGGTGGCCGACGGTCTCGCGGCGTTCGGCTGGCAGGCGGCCCTGTCGACGCTGTACACCGCGGGACTCTCCTCGTTGGTCGGGTACGGCATCTTCAACTCCCTGCTCGCCCGCAACCCCTCGGCCGCCGTCGTGCCGTGGGTGCTGCTCGCCCCGGTCGTCGCGATGGCCTCGGCCTGGCTGCTGCTCGACCAGGTGCCGAACGGGGCCGAGGCTGGCGGCGGGCTGCTGCTGGTCGGTGGCGTGCTGGTCGCGCTCCGGTCGGGCCGGCGGCCCGGGGGCAGCGGTGAGCGGTCCACCGAACCGCGTCCAGGAACGGTGGACGGCCCGCCGCTGGTCGACACGGCTCCGCGGCGGCGGTGA
- a CDS encoding LysR family transcriptional regulator, producing the protein MIDLAALTALRAVATHGSVVAAADALGYTPSAVSQQVKRLERQTGVPLLERVGRGVMLTGHGRHLVDEGGRLLADLEQLEAGLHRQADAISGHLRLTTFSTAMRGLIAPVVHDLLTAHPGLTVTLTEREPWDTVDLVATGQTDVGVVHRWGDVAIPVPDHLETTQVAQDVADVVVHPEHPLAGRDRVTPADLVDEDWIATPEGTICRQWLNRMYDGTGRLPRIAHTAMEFDSHLALVRAGLGIALVPRLGRQPLDGVVAVRAHDPVPTRDVVAVHRRSMADSPAVSAVLAALATSSIDHTLVE; encoded by the coding sequence ATGATCGACCTCGCAGCGCTCACTGCCCTCCGGGCCGTCGCCACCCACGGCTCCGTGGTCGCCGCGGCCGACGCACTCGGCTACACCCCGAGCGCGGTCTCCCAGCAGGTCAAGCGGCTGGAGCGGCAGACCGGCGTCCCGCTGCTGGAGCGGGTCGGCCGCGGCGTGATGCTCACCGGCCACGGCCGGCACCTCGTCGACGAGGGCGGCCGGCTGCTCGCCGACCTCGAGCAGCTGGAGGCGGGGCTGCACCGCCAGGCCGACGCGATCTCGGGGCACCTGCGGCTGACGACGTTCTCGACCGCGATGCGCGGGCTCATCGCACCGGTCGTCCACGACCTGCTGACCGCACACCCCGGCCTGACGGTCACCCTCACCGAGCGCGAGCCCTGGGACACCGTCGACCTGGTCGCCACCGGGCAGACCGACGTCGGCGTCGTGCACCGCTGGGGCGACGTCGCCATCCCCGTGCCCGACCACCTCGAGACCACCCAGGTGGCCCAGGACGTCGCCGACGTCGTCGTGCACCCCGAGCACCCACTGGCCGGGCGCGACCGGGTCACCCCCGCCGACCTCGTGGACGAGGACTGGATCGCGACCCCCGAGGGCACGATCTGCCGCCAGTGGCTGAACCGGATGTACGACGGCACCGGCCGCCTCCCGCGGATCGCGCACACCGCGATGGAGTTCGACTCCCACCTCGCGCTCGTGCGCGCCGGGCTCGGCATCGCCCTGGTGCCGCGGCTCGGCCGTCAGCCCCTGGACGGCGTCGTCGCCGTCCGCGCCCACGACCCGGTGCCGACCCGCGACGTCGTCGCCGTGCACCGGCGCAGCATGGCCGACTCCCCCGCCGTCTCAGCGGTGCTGGCGGCCCTGGCTACCTCGTCGATAGACCACACGCTGGTCGAGTAG
- a CDS encoding tetratricopeptide repeat protein, whose protein sequence is MSQQPFSRPGAIDLSALKRTAPSAPPAGAGGPGAGAPGAPAGAGPAAVGGSSYAVEVTEESFQAVLESSMTAPVLLVFYSRTRMPESGRLADDLALLSAEFEGRFLAGLVDIDAAPGIAQAMQIPSIPLVVAVLDGRPAPLLQDALPLEELRTALTQVVQQLTAQGMTGRHQPRQGGPAAVEGDDAEYVDPRYAPAQDALAEGDVDRAVAEYQKLLAANPADAEAAAGLAMAKVLQRALGADPQAARAAADASPDDVEAQTLVADLELYDGQVEQAFTRLVELIRRTSGKERDAAREHLLGLFAAVGNDDARVLKGRQALASALF, encoded by the coding sequence ATGAGCCAGCAGCCGTTCTCCCGTCCCGGTGCCATCGACCTGTCGGCGCTCAAGCGCACCGCGCCGAGTGCCCCTCCGGCTGGTGCCGGAGGCCCGGGTGCCGGCGCCCCGGGCGCGCCGGCGGGTGCCGGTCCCGCTGCGGTCGGCGGCTCGTCGTACGCCGTCGAGGTCACCGAGGAGAGCTTCCAGGCCGTCCTCGAGTCCTCGATGACCGCGCCGGTGCTGCTGGTCTTCTACTCCCGCACCCGGATGCCCGAGAGCGGCCGGCTGGCCGACGACCTCGCGCTGCTGTCGGCGGAGTTCGAGGGGCGGTTCCTCGCGGGTCTCGTCGACATCGACGCCGCACCCGGCATCGCGCAGGCCATGCAGATCCCGTCCATCCCGCTCGTGGTGGCTGTGCTCGACGGCCGGCCCGCGCCGCTCCTGCAGGACGCGCTGCCGCTGGAGGAGCTGCGCACCGCGCTCACCCAGGTCGTGCAGCAGCTCACCGCGCAGGGCATGACCGGGCGGCACCAGCCGCGCCAGGGCGGCCCCGCGGCGGTCGAGGGCGACGACGCGGAGTACGTCGACCCGCGCTACGCCCCCGCCCAGGACGCGCTCGCCGAGGGCGACGTCGACCGGGCGGTCGCGGAGTACCAGAAGCTCCTCGCCGCCAACCCCGCCGACGCCGAGGCGGCCGCCGGGCTGGCGATGGCCAAGGTGCTGCAGCGGGCGCTGGGTGCCGATCCGCAGGCCGCCCGGGCCGCCGCCGACGCCAGCCCCGACGACGTCGAGGCGCAGACCCTGGTCGCCGACCTGGAGCTGTACGACGGGCAGGTGGAGCAGGCCTTCACCCGGCTGGTCGAGCTGATCCGTCGTACGTCCGGCAAGGAGCGCGACGCCGCCCGCGAGCACCTGCTGGGACTGTTCGCGGCCGTCGGCAACGACGACGCGCGGGTCCTGAAGGGCCGTCAGGCGCTGGCCTCGGCCCTGTTCTGA
- a CDS encoding acetyl-CoA hydrolase/transferase C-terminal domain-containing protein, whose translation MDLARALATLPANPRVVVTGNHATPWHTLGLLNAALPSYRLWALNGQPGLPDRDGVILESSFVGPGQRRSPRLRYVPARLSMVPRLFADQLPPDVVVLHTTRPRDGKVSLGVEVNVLPAAVEACRRRGGVVVAQVNARMPWTYGDAELDLDQIDVLVEADEEMPHAPQGAVDETSARIGALVSERVADGSTLQAGIGAVPDATLRGLVGRTGLRVWTEMFSDSVLALEKAGALDRNVPITASFMFGSSELLEWVDRNDRIVMKRTEVTNSPARIAQNPQMVSVNTALQVDLFGQVNASRIKARIHSGFGGQTDFYVGALHSQGGQAFMALRSWHPKADTSTIVPLVDEPVTSFQMSAVVTEQGLAQVFGVDEREQARQIIAVAHPSVRDELLEEAVELGLA comes from the coding sequence GTGGATCTCGCCCGTGCACTCGCGACCCTGCCCGCCAACCCCCGTGTCGTCGTCACCGGCAACCACGCGACCCCGTGGCACACCCTCGGTCTGCTGAACGCGGCGCTGCCGTCGTACCGGCTGTGGGCCCTCAACGGGCAGCCCGGACTGCCCGACCGGGACGGGGTGATCCTGGAGTCGTCCTTCGTCGGCCCGGGGCAGCGGCGCAGCCCGCGGCTGCGCTACGTGCCGGCCCGGCTGTCGATGGTGCCGCGGCTCTTCGCCGACCAGCTGCCGCCCGACGTCGTCGTCCTGCACACGACGCGGCCGCGCGACGGGAAGGTCTCCCTCGGGGTCGAGGTCAACGTGCTCCCGGCCGCGGTCGAGGCCTGCCGTCGACGCGGTGGCGTCGTGGTGGCGCAGGTCAACGCGCGGATGCCCTGGACGTACGGCGACGCCGAGCTCGACCTGGACCAGATCGACGTCCTGGTGGAGGCCGACGAGGAGATGCCGCACGCGCCGCAAGGGGCCGTGGACGAGACCTCGGCGCGGATCGGGGCGCTGGTCTCGGAGCGGGTGGCCGACGGATCGACGCTGCAGGCGGGGATCGGCGCCGTCCCCGACGCGACCCTGCGCGGACTGGTGGGCCGCACCGGGCTGCGGGTCTGGACCGAGATGTTCTCCGACAGCGTGCTCGCGCTCGAGAAGGCGGGGGCGCTGGACCGCAACGTCCCGATCACGGCGTCGTTCATGTTCGGCTCGTCCGAGCTGCTCGAGTGGGTCGACCGCAACGACCGCATCGTGATGAAGCGGACCGAGGTCACCAACAGCCCGGCCCGGATCGCCCAGAACCCGCAGATGGTCAGCGTCAACACCGCGCTGCAGGTCGACCTGTTCGGCCAGGTGAACGCGTCGCGGATCAAGGCGCGCATCCACTCCGGCTTCGGTGGGCAGACGGACTTCTACGTCGGGGCGCTGCACAGCCAGGGCGGGCAGGCGTTCATGGCGCTGCGCTCCTGGCACCCGAAGGCGGACACCTCGACGATCGTGCCGCTGGTCGACGAGCCGGTGACGTCGTTCCAGATGAGCGCGGTCGTGACCGAGCAGGGGCTGGCCCAGGTCTTCGGCGTCGACGAGCGCGAGCAGGCCCGGCAGATCATCGCGGTGGCTCACCCGAGCGTGCGCGACGAGCTGCTCGAGGAGGCCGTCGAGCTGGGCCTGGCGTGA
- the meaB gene encoding methylmalonyl Co-A mutase-associated GTPase MeaB, with protein sequence MSRRSSASAPDLVERARAGEVRAVARLVSLVEDESPLLREVMAALAPHAGRAQVIGVTGSPGVGKSTTTNALVRELRAAGRRVGVLAVDPSSPFSGGALLGDRVRMSDHASDDGVYIRSMAARGHLGGLAWSTPQAIRVLDAAGYDVVLVETVGVGQSEIDIAAQADTTLVLLAPGMGDGIQAAKAGILEIGDVYVVNKADRDGADRVRRDLRSMLDLAQRPEEAWRPPVLATVAQAGTGVPELAAAIEEHHAWLASTGELARRRTRRARREIEAIAVTALRSRWADVGGRTELDELAARVVAGQSDPYAAADELLAES encoded by the coding sequence GTGTCCCGAAGAAGTAGCGCCAGCGCACCGGACCTCGTCGAGCGCGCCCGCGCCGGCGAGGTCCGTGCCGTGGCGCGCCTGGTCTCCCTCGTCGAGGACGAGTCGCCGCTGCTGCGCGAGGTGATGGCCGCCCTGGCCCCGCACGCGGGCCGGGCGCAGGTCATCGGCGTCACCGGCTCGCCCGGCGTCGGCAAGTCGACCACCACCAACGCGCTCGTGCGCGAGCTGCGGGCCGCCGGTAGGCGGGTCGGGGTGCTGGCGGTTGACCCGTCCTCGCCCTTCTCGGGCGGCGCCCTGCTCGGCGACCGGGTGCGGATGTCCGACCACGCCTCCGACGACGGCGTCTACATCCGCTCGATGGCCGCCCGCGGACACCTCGGCGGGCTGGCCTGGAGCACCCCGCAGGCCATCCGGGTCCTCGACGCCGCCGGGTACGACGTCGTGCTCGTCGAGACCGTCGGCGTCGGCCAGAGCGAGATCGACATCGCCGCGCAGGCCGACACCACCCTGGTGCTGCTCGCACCCGGCATGGGCGACGGGATCCAGGCGGCCAAGGCCGGCATCCTGGAGATCGGAGACGTGTACGTCGTCAACAAGGCCGACCGCGACGGCGCCGACCGGGTCCGCCGCGACCTGCGCTCGATGCTCGATCTCGCGCAGCGCCCCGAGGAGGCCTGGCGACCGCCGGTCCTGGCCACGGTCGCGCAGGCCGGCACCGGTGTCCCCGAGCTGGCGGCGGCGATCGAGGAGCACCACGCCTGGCTGGCGTCGACCGGCGAGCTGGCGCGGCGTCGTACTCGCCGGGCCCGACGGGAGATCGAGGCGATCGCCGTCACCGCGCTCCGGTCGCGGTGGGCCGACGTCGGCGGGCGCACCGAGCTCGACGAGCTCGCGGCGCGGGTGGTCGCGGGGCAGAGCGACCCGTACGCCGCGGCCGACGAGCTGCTGGCCGAGTCGTAG
- a CDS encoding acetyl-CoA C-acetyltransferase, whose product MSSVVPSVIVAGARTPIGRLSGGLKDLTAAQLGGHAIEGALAKAGVSGDQVDYVIMGQVIMAGAGQNPARTAAVAGGIPMSVPSMTINKVCLSGLNAIALADQLIRAGECEIVVAGGMESMTNAPHFLPKSREGIKFGDVKLVDSMAYDALFDQFTTQAMGLLTEECNAAAQNLTRAEQDEFAAQSHQKAAAAWKNGVFDAEVVPVSIPQRKGDPVVISTDEGVRGATTADSLGKLRPAFSKEGTITAGSSSQISDGAAAVVVMSRAKAEELGLEWLAEIGAHGQVAGPDSTLQLQPAAATAKACAKEGIAPTDLDLVEFNEAFAAVGIASARELGLDDAKVNVNGGAIALGHPVGMSGTRVVLHLALELQRRGGGVGAAALCGGGGQGDALIVRVPKK is encoded by the coding sequence ATGTCAAGCGTCGTCCCCAGTGTCATCGTCGCCGGGGCCCGTACCCCGATCGGCCGCCTCTCCGGCGGTCTCAAGGATCTGACCGCGGCCCAGCTGGGCGGCCACGCCATCGAGGGCGCGCTCGCGAAGGCCGGTGTCTCCGGGGACCAGGTCGACTACGTGATCATGGGCCAGGTCATCATGGCCGGGGCCGGCCAGAACCCCGCCCGCACGGCCGCCGTCGCCGGCGGCATCCCGATGAGCGTCCCGTCGATGACGATCAACAAGGTCTGTCTCTCCGGCCTGAACGCCATCGCCCTGGCCGACCAGCTGATCCGCGCCGGCGAGTGCGAGATCGTCGTGGCCGGCGGCATGGAGTCGATGACCAACGCGCCGCACTTCCTGCCGAAGTCGCGCGAGGGCATCAAGTTCGGCGACGTGAAGCTGGTCGACTCGATGGCCTACGACGCCCTGTTCGACCAGTTCACCACCCAGGCGATGGGCCTGCTCACCGAGGAGTGCAACGCGGCGGCGCAGAACCTCACCCGCGCCGAGCAGGACGAGTTCGCCGCCCAGTCGCACCAGAAGGCCGCGGCCGCCTGGAAGAACGGCGTCTTCGACGCCGAGGTGGTGCCGGTCTCGATCCCGCAGCGCAAGGGCGACCCGGTCGTCATCTCCACCGACGAGGGCGTGCGCGGCGCCACCACCGCCGACTCGCTCGGCAAGCTGCGCCCGGCGTTCTCCAAGGAGGGCACCATCACGGCCGGCTCCTCCTCCCAGATCTCCGACGGCGCCGCCGCGGTCGTCGTGATGAGCAGGGCCAAGGCCGAGGAGCTCGGCCTGGAGTGGCTCGCCGAGATCGGCGCGCACGGCCAGGTCGCCGGCCCCGACTCCACCCTCCAGCTGCAGCCGGCGGCGGCCACCGCGAAGGCGTGCGCGAAGGAGGGCATCGCCCCGACCGACCTCGACCTGGTCGAGTTCAACGAGGCCTTCGCCGCGGTCGGCATCGCCTCGGCCCGCGAGCTCGGCCTGGACGACGCCAAGGTCAACGTCAACGGCGGTGCGATCGCGCTCGGCCACCCGGTCGGCATGTCCGGCACCCGCGTGGTGCTGCACCTGGCGCTTGAGCTCCAGCGCCGCGGCGGTGGCGTCGGCGCGGCCGCTCTGTGCGGCGGCGGCGGCCAGGGCGACGCGCTGATCGTGCGTGTCCCGAAGAAGTAG
- the mce gene encoding methylmalonyl-CoA epimerase translates to MSASTTGTDLPQHLFTAIDHVGMAVPDLDEAIAFYRDTLGMTLAHQEVNEEQGVREAMMAVGDSGSCVQLLAPIDETSTIAKFIGRNGPGCQQVAYRVEDVEQVSAILRERGLRLLYDAPKRGTSDSRINFVHPKDAGGVLVELVQPAR, encoded by the coding sequence ATGAGCGCCTCCACGACCGGGACCGACCTTCCGCAGCACCTGTTCACCGCGATCGACCACGTCGGCATGGCCGTGCCCGATCTCGACGAGGCGATCGCCTTCTACCGCGACACCCTCGGCATGACGCTGGCCCACCAGGAGGTCAACGAGGAGCAGGGCGTGCGCGAGGCGATGATGGCCGTCGGCGACTCCGGCTCGTGCGTCCAGCTGCTCGCGCCGATCGACGAGACCTCGACGATCGCGAAGTTCATCGGCCGCAACGGCCCCGGCTGCCAGCAGGTCGCCTACCGGGTCGAGGACGTCGAGCAGGTGAGCGCGATCCTGCGCGAGCGCGGTCTGCGGCTGCTCTACGACGCCCCGAAGCGCGGTACGTCGGACTCGCGGATCAACTTCGTGCACCCCAAGGACGCCGGCGGCGTGCTCGTCGAGCTGGTCCAGCCCGCCCGCTAA
- a CDS encoding biotin-dependent carboxyltransferase family protein: protein MTLLRVRRTGPLTLVEDLGRPGHAAIGVARSGAADRGALRLANRAVGNPEGAAALEVLLGGLELEVVGGSVTLCVTGAPAPVRVGGRDTGPSYVTTARAGDVVRLGTPAVGLRSYVAVRGGIDVPAVLGSRSRDVLAGVGPEPLAEGDELIVGAWTGEPPVADLLPPPRLPDVVELRVVRGPRDAWLVDADRLTSTAWTVSGESNRVGIRLLGEPLHHRDPDRQLPSEGAWRGAVQVPPGGEPVVLLADHPVTGGYPVAGVVVDADVDRAAQARPGQQLRLRWVPAPR from the coding sequence GTGACGCTGCTGCGGGTACGACGCACCGGTCCGCTGACTCTGGTGGAGGACCTCGGCCGGCCCGGTCACGCCGCGATCGGCGTCGCGCGCTCGGGCGCGGCCGACCGGGGCGCGCTCCGGCTCGCGAACCGCGCCGTCGGCAACCCCGAGGGCGCCGCCGCCCTGGAGGTGCTGCTGGGCGGGCTGGAGCTGGAGGTCGTCGGCGGGTCGGTGACGCTCTGCGTGACCGGTGCTCCCGCGCCGGTCCGGGTGGGCGGGCGCGACACCGGCCCGTCGTACGTCACGACCGCGCGGGCCGGCGACGTCGTACGCCTCGGCACCCCTGCGGTCGGGCTGCGGTCGTACGTCGCGGTCCGCGGCGGGATCGACGTGCCGGCCGTGCTCGGGTCGCGCAGCCGCGACGTGCTCGCCGGCGTGGGGCCGGAGCCGCTGGCCGAGGGCGACGAGCTGATCGTCGGTGCCTGGACGGGCGAGCCGCCCGTCGCGGACCTGCTGCCGCCGCCGCGCCTGCCCGACGTGGTCGAGCTGCGCGTGGTCCGCGGTCCCCGCGACGCCTGGCTGGTCGACGCCGACCGGCTGACCAGCACCGCCTGGACCGTCTCCGGCGAGAGCAACCGGGTGGGCATCCGGCTCCTCGGCGAGCCCCTCCACCACCGCGACCCCGATCGCCAGCTGCCCAGCGAGGGTGCCTGGCGCGGTGCGGTGCAGGTGCCGCCGGGCGGCGAGCCGGTGGTCCTCCTCGCCGACCACCCCGTCACCGGCGGCTACCCGGTCGCCGGCGTCGTGGTCGACGCCGATGTCGACCGCGCCGCCCAGGCCCGCCCCGGCCAGCAGCTCCGCCTCCGCTGGGTCCCCGCCCCCCGTTGA